The genomic interval CCGACAACCGCGGCCACTTCGGCCTGAACTACGAGGCCTATACTCATTTCACCTCGCCTATCCGCCGCTATCCCGACCTGTTGGTGCACCGCGCGATCCGCAGCGTGATCCGCTCCAAGCGCGAGACGCCCCATGTTCGCCGTGCAGGGGCGTCGAGCATGCCCAGGGCGCGCATCTATCCCTATGACGAGGCGGCCCTGGAGCAGCTCGGCGAGTCCTGTTCGATGACCGAGCGGCGGGCCGACGAGGCGACCCGCGACGTGGTCAACTGGCTGAAGTGCGAGTTCATGCAGGATCGCGTCGGCGAGCGTTTCGACGGGGTGATCACGGCGGTGACCGGCTTCGGCATCTTCGTCGAGCTGAAGGACATCTATGTCGAGGGGCTGGTGCATGTCACCGCACTGCCGGCCGACTACTACCACTTCGATCCGGTTCATCATCGCCTGTCCGGGGAGCGCAGCGGGCGTGGCTTCCGGCTCGGCGACAGCGTTGCCGTGCGGGTGATGCGGGTCGACCTGGACGAGCGGCGGATCGATTTCGAGCTGGTCGAGGGCGAGCGCGGGCAGCCGACCGGGCGTCGTCGGCGTGCCGAGCCGGAGGAGGGGGGCGAGGAGCGTGCCACCAAGGGGCGAGGCAAGGGCGCCAAGGGGGGCAAGACCAAGGAGTTGGCGCCGCTGGCTTCGGAGCTGCTGGCCCAGGCCGAGGCCATGCTCGGTAATACCGATGTGAAGAAGAGTCGGGCGACCAAGGAGGCATTGCTGGCCGAAGCCAAGACCGCCAAGCCGGAGCGCCGGAAGACGGCCAAGGGCTCCGCCGAGAAGGATGGGGGCGGCAGACAGCCCAAGTCGACTGACAAGGGCTCCTCCCGCAAGGGCCGGAGCAAGGCCCGAACATGAGCGACCTGGAGAGAATCTACGGCGTGCATGCCGTCGAGGCCCTGCTGCGTCATCATCCCCGCCGGGTCAAGCAGCTCTGGCTGGCCGAGGGACGTCAGGATCCGCGGATCCAGGGGCTGCTCGAGCTGGCCCGGCAGGCACGGGTGCCGGTCGGCCAGCGCGAGCGTCGCGAGCTGGACGAGTGGGCTGAAGGCGTGCATCAGGGAGTGGTCGCCGAGGTCAGTCCCAGTCAGGTCTGGGGCGAGGCGATGCTCGACGAGTTGCTCGACCGCTGCGAGGGGCCGCCGCTGCTGCTGGTGCTCGACGGCGTCACTGATCCGCACAATCTCGGCGCCTGCCTGCGTACCGCCGACGCGGCCGGCGTGCAGGCGGTGATCGTGCCCAAGGACAAGTCGGCCACCCTCAATGCCACGGTGCGCAAGGTCGCCTGCGGTGCCGCCGAGGTGGTGCCGCTGGTGGCGGTGACCAACCTGGCGCGGACCCTGGAGAAGCTTCGCCAGCGCGGCCTGTGGACGGTCGGTACCGCCGGCGAGGTCGAGCAGGAGCTCTACGGGCTGGATCTGCGCGGCCCGACCGTGCTGATCATGGGCGCCGAGGGTAAGGGCATGCGCCGCTTGACCCGCGAGCACTGTGACTACCTGGTACGCCTGCCGATGGCCGGCAGCGTCAGCAGTCTGAACGTGTCCGTCGCCACTGGCGTCTGCCTGTTCGAGGTCGTGCGCCAGCGCCGCCTGCAGTAACGGCAGGGTGCCGTGCGCCTTGCTTCCCTCCCGGCCCTTCTCTAGAATTGCGCCCCTTGTCCCGAACCGGGGCGCACCGCCCCGGACTCCCGGCAAGTCCAACGAGTCATTCACTCCTTGCCTGACCGCATCGCGTCGGCAGGCTGCAACCCGTAAGGAGCATCCATGCGTCATTACGAAATCATTTTCCTGGTCCACCCGGATCAGAGCGAGCAGGTCGGTGGCATGGTGGAGCGTTACACCAAGCTGATCGAAGAAGATGGCGGCAAGATCCATCGCCTCGAAGACTGGGGCCGTCGCCAGCTGGCTTATGCCATCAACAACGTGCACAAGGCTCACTACGTGATGCTGAACGTCGAGTGCAGTGGCAAGGCCCTGGCCGAGCTGGAAGACAACTTCCGCTACAACGATGCCGTCATCCGCAACCTGGTCATCCGTCGCGACGAAGCCATCACCGGCCAGTCCGAGATGCTCAAGGCCGAGGAAAACCGCAGCGAGCGTCGCGAGCGTCGTGAGCGCCCCGAACACGGCGGCCATGAAGGTCACGACAGCGATAGCGACAGCGATAAAGCTGACGAGTAATCCACGGATCTATTGAGGAGCAACTCCCATGGCACGTTTCTTCCGTCGTCGCAAGTTCTGCCGTTTCACCGCCGAAGGCGTCAAAGAGATCGACTTCAAGGATCTCAACACCCTGAAAGCCTACATCTCCGAGACCGGCAAGATCGTTCCCAGCCGTATCACCGGAACCAAGGCCCGTTATCAGCGTCAGCTGGCCACCGCCATCAAGCGTGCCCGCTACCTGGCCCTGCTGCCCTACACCGACAGCCACGGCCGTTGATGGCGGGCGGTCGACAAAGGTAAGGGATAGAACGCATGCGCGTCCTGGCCGAATTCATCATGCGCGGTCGCATGCAGGCCGGTCTCGTGGTCGTAGGCTCCGCCGCCCTGCCGCTGCTGTTCTGGCTGAGCGCGGCGGCAGGTAGCCTGGTGTTGCTGCGCCGTGGCCTGGGCGATGCCTTCGGTATCGTCGCCCTGGCCCTGTTGCCGGCCGCTGCCTGGTGGTATTTCGGCGAGCCGCGCACCCTGCTGCTGCTGCTCGGCACTCTGGGGCTGGCTCAGCTGCTGCGCAGCAGCGTGTCCTGGCGGCTGGTGCTGATGGGCAGCGTGCTGGTCGGCCTGGGCTATGCGCTGGTGCTGGGGGAGGTGTTCCGCGCCCCCATCGAGGCCATGGCCGACGAACTGCAGAAGCTCATGCCGCAGGTGCTCCAGTCGGCCCGGCCGCTCTCGGCGGACGAGCAGGCGCGTCTGGGGGCCCTGCTGGTGCCGGTGCTGACCGGCCTGCTGGCGGCGCTGCTGCAGATCGTCAGCCTGCTTGCCCTGGTGCTCGGCCGCTACTGGCAGAGCCTGCTGTACAACCCGGGCGGCTTCGCCGATGAGTTTCGCGCGCTGCGCCTGCCAGGTCTGTGGACGCTCGCGCTGCTGGCC from Azotobacter salinestris carries:
- the rlmB gene encoding 23S rRNA (guanosine(2251)-2'-O)-methyltransferase RlmB; the protein is MSDLERIYGVHAVEALLRHHPRRVKQLWLAEGRQDPRIQGLLELARQARVPVGQRERRELDEWAEGVHQGVVAEVSPSQVWGEAMLDELLDRCEGPPLLLVLDGVTDPHNLGACLRTADAAGVQAVIVPKDKSATLNATVRKVACGAAEVVPLVAVTNLARTLEKLRQRGLWTVGTAGEVEQELYGLDLRGPTVLIMGAEGKGMRRLTREHCDYLVRLPMAGSVSSLNVSVATGVCLFEVVRQRRLQ
- the rpsF gene encoding 30S ribosomal protein S6, producing the protein MRHYEIIFLVHPDQSEQVGGMVERYTKLIEEDGGKIHRLEDWGRRQLAYAINNVHKAHYVMLNVECSGKALAELEDNFRYNDAVIRNLVIRRDEAITGQSEMLKAEENRSERRERRERPEHGGHEGHDSDSDSDKADE
- the rpsR gene encoding 30S ribosomal protein S18, with the protein product MARFFRRRKFCRFTAEGVKEIDFKDLNTLKAYISETGKIVPSRITGTKARYQRQLATAIKRARYLALLPYTDSHGR